The sequence below is a genomic window from Hyperolius riggenbachi isolate aHypRig1 chromosome 7, aHypRig1.pri, whole genome shotgun sequence.
ACAGTGACAACTCAGCAAGAAGAATACCTGGATGAAAGCCCACCACAAGATCCGGCCTGGCGGCCCGCTGACTCTCCACCAGCGTCTCCCAGAAGATGTGATACAGAGCTTTGTAGCCACTCAGATAAACCTTCCCACGTGGGCCAAAGGCGGTCAACGGAGGTCTCATCACTGGGCCATTCACCACCTCGGGTCCAACCATCACCACCTCCAGACCTTGATTTCCTGGAAACATCTTGGCGAGTTCGTCGTAGTCTGTGGCCCGAATGTTCAAGGTCTCTATGTGAGAGGCGCCAACCACATGTACGGTGATCGGGGCTGAGAAGGGATCAGCGCGGAAAGCGTTAATGGCAAAGCCGATCGTCACCGGCCTGGTGAAGAAGTCGGTAGTCAGACGCTTGATGGACTCCCGAATTTCCGGGTTTTCTGGTTTTGGCTTTCCGCAGTTAGACCACAGGATACCCATGTAGCGGCCGGCCATGATTTGGTCCAGCTTCACCTCCAGGTTCTCCTGCATGGAAAACCAGTCATCCCAGCTCTTTATATTGGAGATGGTCTTAGTCCAAGGAGCAGTGGGGAAAGGAATATCTCCTGCAAGAAAAACATACCGTTGTTTAGTGGTTGGAGATTGACAATAACAGTATTTTCCCATGCATACTTTTATGTTCATATTCATattaatgtatatatgtatatattgcaaATATGCCAGCACTggggttttaaagagactccgtaacaaaaattgcatcctgttttttatcatcctacaagttccaaaagctattctaatgtgttctggctcactgcagcactttctactataacagtctctgtaataaatcaatgtatctttcccctgtcagacttgtcagcctgtgtctggaaggctgccaagttcttcagtgttgtggttctgtgatgaatctcccccctccaggcccctctctgcacactgccagtgtgtgtgttatttagattatgtcagattctctcttctctcttatcttttataagctggataaatcgtcctctgagctggctgggctttcacatactgaggaattacagacaagggcaaagctgttcgcaagaagaaaagagcagcctgaaacttcagtgcatgagagcagaagggggaaagaaacacacaatgatctcttgagatacaaaaggaatgctgtatacagcctgcttgtgtatggttgtattttctatgtgtggacatactgtacatcaacctacttcctgtttttggtggccattttgtttgtttataaacaaactttttaaaactgtttttaaccacttttaatgcggtgaggagcagcgaaattgtgacagagggtaataggagatgtcccctaacgcactggtatgtttaattttgtgcgattttaacaatacagattctctttaaaggacacctcattaaaggatacccgaagtgacatgtgacatgatgagatagacatgggtatgtacagtgcctaacacacaaataactatgctgtgttctttttttcctttctctgcctgaaagagttaaacatcaggtatgtaagtggcagttcctgtccgggtcgggaccgggtcggactctagcgtaaccctcactgataaggaattgcagccataaacacTTTTGTGGCgataaatggcttctaagagcaggaacgaGATAAAAAAGGTccgtagttcatatattttagccctgGTATACTTTAAGTAATGTATCATTGAgaaaaggccatgaaacagtaaaggcttaaaaagttgatttaaatataaaataaaattgtgggataactttaagtcatttttagaaggaggaggacagatacaattgtttatctcagttttttttttccgcctTGGATGTCCAAGGAAGGACAGACATAGCCacacctcctctgaggacatctCAGGGAAGGACAAATCTAGTCATGGCTCCTCCGAGGACGTCTCAAAGAAGGACATACATAGCCATGCCTCGTCTGAGGACAACATCTCAGGGAACGGCAGACATAGCCACCCCTCTTTTGAGGACGTCTCagggaaggacaggtatagccacGCCTCCTCTGAGGACATCTCAGGGAAGGACAGACATAGCCATGCCTCCTCCGAGCACGTCTTAGGGAAGGGCAGACATAGCCACGCCTCCTCCAAGGACATCTCAGGGAAGGACAGACATAGCCACGCCTCCTCCAGGGACGTGTCAGGGAAGGACAGACATAGCCACGCCTCCTCCGAGCATGTCTTAGGGAAGGGCAGACATAGCCACGCCTCCTCCGAGGACATCTCAGGGAAGGACAGACATAGCCATGCCTCCTCCGAGGACGTCTCAGGGAAGGACAGACATAGCCACGCCTCCTCTGAGGACGTCTCAGGGAAGGACAAACCTAGCCAcgcctcctctgaggacagctcaGGGAAGGACAGACATAGCCATGCCTCCTCCGAGGATGTCTCAGGGAAggacacctccaggggggtggttagggttaggtactaccagggggtcttagggttaggcaccaccagggaggtcttagggttaggcaccaccaggggggtggttagggttaggcaccaccaggagggtggttagggttaggcaccaccaggggggtcttagggttaagcaccaccaggggggtcttagggttaggcaccactagggggtagttagggttaggcaccactgggggggttaggggttaggcaacaccagggggtggttagggttaggcaccacaaggggggtggttagagttaggaaccaccagggggaggttaggggttaggaataggtacagagagggttctgtgtgttaaagagactctgtaacattaaaaagatcccctggggggtactcacctcgggtgggggaagcctccggatcctaatgaggcttcccacgccgtcctctgtcccacgggggtctcgccgcagccctccgaacagccggcgacagagccgactgtcagttcaatatttacctttgctggctccagccagggcgctgtggctgctttccgttccgaactacacggaaatacccgatctcattcggatccgctctactgcgcaggcgcaggaaacttgcgcctgcgcagtagagcggacccgacggcgatcgggtatttccgtgtagttcggagccgacagccgtcagagcgcctgcacaggagccaggaaggtaaatattgacgtcaccgctgcacggactccacggagggctgcagcgagactcctgacggatggaggacggcgtgggaagcctcattaggatccggaggcttcccccacccgaggtgagtaccccccaggggatcttttcatgttacagatcctctttaacactaaataacgataaggctttaacgctaaataacgataaggctttaacgttaaatagcgataagtgacaaaaggattagcggcaacaccgtgcgccattattcgcaggcgccattttcagatggatccgtctCAGGGAAGGACAGACATAGTCACGTTTCCTCCGAGGACGTCTCAGGGAAGGACAAACTCCTACATACCTGTGAAGATCAGCCATTCCACCAGCCTGTCTATGGCGGCCAGCTTGAGTTTCCTGCAGAACTTCTTGTGGATGGGCCAGTTCTCCCGGCTGCACTCGGAGCTGCAGTAATACACATTCTGACACCTGCGGGAGACATTCCTGTTACATCAATTCCATGAGATGTCCTGAGTCTAAAGCCGGCTCATCCCAGCGAAGGTCAGCTATAAGTGTATAAATAAAGATACAGGAAGAATCAACCGTCCTTCACCGGACAGAAGACTGCTGTGAGGAGGACACATTGCTGACTGCAGCGgctctgatcacatgatcagcggAGCAGCTACTGGGAGCACagaggaaaagggggaggggtgtcAAGTGTCGCAGGACTTTGGTTTTCATCTAAATCatacagtggctgaatagagtactggttaagggctctgcctttgacataggagaccagggctcgaatcctggctaggtcaagtactcaaaattcagtaaggcgttcaaggcaagactccctaacactgcagggtggcctcttgagcgcgtccctgtggctgcagctcttgagcgctttgagtccgacaggagaaaagcgctatacaaatgtttggattattattattattatgtcaaACTCAGGCCCACGGGCCATATCTGGCCCTCAGAggcattacatttggccctcaagtggtttccccactttgcattatgtttggcccactctagaccaccagggaagctgtattggAGGTGAAATCATAGGACACCTGGGAAACCatatgggagagggaggggggaagaactaaacaccagggaactgcataggggagggaggagggccacctgGGAATTTTAGAAggtaggaaggtggccagtagacaactgaggttggcctgcgactatgtcccagtgtacaattttggcccactttgtatttgagtttgacaaccctgatCTAAATGGAAAATGTCCACAAATTCTCCAACTtcactttaatgctaggtacacaccatacaattttctggtagatttacctgccagatcgattatttccaacatgtccgatctgaatattcagttcacttctatgaaaattgatcggaaaatcgattgaaattcagatcagacatgttaaaaaaaattaatctgGCAGGTTATTCTGCCAGAAAAATGTATGGTGTCTATGTAGCATAACCGCCAGGACTGGTGTATCTGATAGCTGAACATTCAGCCCCCTTTTTTCTAATCATTTGAACTTACATACAAAGTTATGGTGGAAACAAACTTATGTAGATTAAAAAATAGTTTACAGTTGCTgatatcacgctggtgcgtgacgagGTAACATACAGACTAATACACAATAACAGTATAATGCGTAGTCCTAGTCCAGTCAGAATTTGTGCACAAGTTTTACAATGTCGAGGTACAAAATCGTTAAGCTTAATCGTAGTCGAATGCGAGCAGGGTCATAAacgtgtatcagatgtcagtcgtattgcaaggatcGGACAGTAGCGGAGTCAGGGACAAGCCGAGTCGATAACGTAAATCAAAAGACAGTCGTACAGAGGGACTAGACAGGAGCAAGGTCAAGacaggcaaaaggtcggtacacagacaATAAACAATGAGATAATacttcaataatatcaggaggatattacgaataaataaaaaattacagctatcaataagaCACAACAGGAAggtagctaggccaagaaccagcgaactgattaatatcaaggccagtgagtgacTGATATCACTGGCCTTAAATACAGATCCTGCATCCCCCGAAACCACCCCCAATTAGTGATGTcactagtgacatcacctgccgtcATCTCATACCTTtctcctgagcctataaggctcactCGAACTCGCATGTGCGCGGTGCGACCTTTAGGTCGCGCGCGAGTGGGAAGACACTGCCGGAGGGATGCCGCCAGAGGATGTCTGCTGTGCAGTCCCGCCGCTCGTCCGGACGCCGCCGGAGACGCCGCGGGACCTGCCTCTAGAAGGTAATCATGTTACAGCTGAAAAGTGAATAGAAGAAATTTGGTAAATGTTCCTCTCCTCTCGGTAAGTTCTGACTATACTCACCTCTTACACCTCCTCATGCCGCGCTGCTCGGGGAGCAGGGACGGGATCTTCTTGCACTGCACACAGAATTTATACGTATCTTCCATCTTCTGGAACATCTCCATATACGTCCGGATGCCAAAATTGGTGGCCAGGCTGTTACCTTCCACGGCCGACCTGCCAGCAAAACAAACAGAGAGACAAAATACTTAGAGTCATCATCAACCAACTAAAAAGCCTGGTACGCACTTTCAATTTCGATTGGCCAATCAATACACGatattaccatctccatgtagtatgaggaccagCAGATATTGCATTAGTAGGAACAATGGCACTACCTTTGGGGTTTAGTAGGCGAGGGACTTGGAATACACAAGGTACCACCACATAATGGCAAGAACATGCACAGATATGAAATAATAGTTAAAAGTTGGTGCAAATAAAGGAGAGTATTGTGGAACAGTTCATTCATGTATTGgtttcctgtatacaagatgatAGAtgtgccaggcccggatttacatcacaggagcctataggcacagctgtcctggcaccctagactccgccctccatgcatgcaggcccagatttacctcacaggagcctataggcacagatgtcctggcaccttagactccgccctccatacatgcaggcccagatttacatcacaggagcctacctataggcacagatgtcccgcaACACTAGACTCCACTCTCCATGACCctacatactttacagataaaattgccaAAATCCGTAGTGTGCTTTccatgcagacatcaaactccatctccactcctcttgttgactgcttcctttacagtttctctccactctccgaacACTCGCTCTcctctcttatctccaaatcccatctaaccacctgttctttggatcctatcccatcacatctcattccacagctatccacatccctcatccctgccctaacatcgctgtttaacctccttgccggtctaaaaaatccggcaaggaggcagcgccgcacattttttaaatttttttttttttaaatcatgtagcgagccaagggctcactacatgatagccgctaagcggcggcatccccccacccactccgatcgccttcggcgatcagagtatgcagggaatcccgttgagaacgggatttcctgcagggcttccccggtcgccatggtgacggggcgggatgacgtcaccgacgtcatggacgtcgggacgtcatagggaatcccgatccgcccctcaacgctgcctggcactgattggccaggcagcgcagggctctggggcgggggggagcgactcggcgcggcggattgcggcggatcggcggcgagcggcggcgatcggaagttacaagcagctagcaaagtgctagctgcttgtaacaaaaaaaaaattatgcaaatcggcccagcggggcctgagatatcctcctgcgcaggttaccccaagctgagctcgggataaccggcaaggaggttaacctatccctctcaaatggaatttttccatcctcactcaagagggctgttgtaacaccactacttaaaaaatcatctctagaccccaccgaacttgtgTCACTTCACTTctcacatttgcatctaaattacttgaacgccacattcatactgaactaagtcagtatttatctgcaaattccttgcttgatcagttccagtctggcttcgggccaaaccactccacagaaacagccctcaccaaagtacccaatgatctcctcacagctaaatccaaaggctattattccatactcatccttctagatctgtcatcagcattcgacactgtcgaccacactctactcctacagatcctttcatctataggaataaaggatctcgctctctcctggatatcttcctacctctctggaaggtctttcactgtttcttattcagatcaggcctcctcttcacatcctctgtctgtagggcaccttaaggctctgtcctcggtcccctccactcttccatctacatgcacggtcttggtaacttaatcaactcatttggttttcaataccacctatatgcagatgcagGCTCGTACTGAGCCGCCGAAgtgccgatggtcccatcggtgggccccggccgccccgcctcctgggggccccagggctgaAAAGGAggaggcacagcgcaggaaggggggaaagtgggcacagagcggcggggaggggggaagcctcccccctccctcacctaggggcccccccttccacgctcccccacctccagaattgcagccagccagcagcagcagcggggaatagcttacctTTCTGAGAGAGATCGATAgttctgcgtgccgctggtctgggtttctgcactgactgtccaatcacactctcgcagtacttcctgtgagagcgtgattggacagtgcagtgcaggaggccagaccagcagcggcacacagagctatcgatCTGACTCTCGGATGGTAAGTGTTCCTGcgctcgctgctgctgctgaatgctATTTTCGACAGGGGGGAgtgtggaagggggggccctaagcctcccccccttcctgccgctttgtgcccgctgccccccttccagcatggggggctGAGACCTACCTACCAAACTggaggggcccctaggtgagggaggggggggcttccccccctccccgccaatctgtgcctgctgccccccccccttccaagctggggggaacttgcattttgtgggggtatctgtcgccaacctgattgcattttgtgggggtatctgtcgccaacctgattgcattttgtgggggtatctgctgccaacctgattgcattttgtggggatatctgctgccaacctgattgcattttgtgggggtatctgctaccaatctgaatgcattttatggggaaatctgccgccaatcttagtgcattttgtggggggatatctgctgccaacctgattgcattttgtggggatatctgctgccaacctgattgcattttgtgatgatatctgctgccaatctgattgcattttgtcgggatatctgccaccaatctgattgcattttgtctgaaaatctgctgccatttgactactttatgaattatcatgaggcatgtaactgcttgaatattttatctaaaatgtatctgtaacaccgctacttattttttttttttttaagtctgcccatgactcatcatgaccacgcccatgttccagtacgtggtgacacccattttttttttgctgcgcgcgccgcatgtggacacatccctattggagactgtcctcagaagatctcacaatctattccctaccatgatccagcgctgcgtaatatgttggcgctttataaatacaataaataataataataagagtccctacaatgctagaaaatttgccactttgaaaagatgtgagattttggaaagtgaaataggaggcccaatgaaagcctatgggggattttagcacttttgcacccccataactttggtttgcagagatgtagggaccccatctttggaatccaagtctaacaatatgtcttctacctgcatgagacatttcgtgagattcagacgttgctaacggccattgctgcgatttatgtacgtcagactcgccaccattggaatagcccaaataaacaggtttttgtgaccctaggctatgacctctttggcctaggggcccgaaactcaccagtcatgttccccctaagggtccctacaatgctagaaaatttgccactgctgagccatcgacctttgaaaaaaatgtgagattttggaaaatgAAATAGGAAGCcctgtcattgaccggcatttaaatgtatagtttttttctttgaacttttaaaatcaattttctcaaaaagtataaggtctttttgaatttttttcccccttgctcccacttttcagcttaacataacctgcaaatttggtgattctggcatttaagggggctttgcaattaacccttaaattcaGCGAGTTTTGAATCACGAATTCGCGGccaaattttcccctgacccggatCCAAATGAATGCACCCGAATCGAATTCAAGTTCATTTGAATCGggcgaatccgaatttgacccagacccaaattcgaatgtacttgaatcgaatttgggtacattagaGCATGCCTGCTAACCAGCtcttgtcatctccaactcaaaaacatagcacgtatccgaccttttctctcccatgacacaaccaaaatcttAGTACATGCAGTTATTATATCtctagcaccgctcaattctgtactgaactcagctgcttgtctcattcatctctcctctcgctcttcctctgctgaccctctctgccaagctcttcactggctgccaattacccagaggatccagttcaaactcttaaccctaacctacaaagctctccacaatctctctccccggtacatatcctcactaatttccagatacaaacccaaccgcaatctcagatctgcacacacgagcttcttttatcctctactACAATTACCACATCACATtcatgtgtacaagacttctcacgtgcctcacccctcctctggaatgcccttccacagcatatCCGCCACTCTccgacctttgaaatctttaaacgctcccttaaaacctaccttttccgacaagcatattctctagcttaggccattcaCCCTTTAACCTCACGTTTACGTTTACTCCTCACTAATTAACTTAATcaggcactgcctgtacatatactgtatacttcccccacctcttgtttccacccctttcctttagattgtaagctcgcaagggcacggctctcccccttttgtgtcatggaatgttattaatgtaattgCTCACACTctattagacatttatacattttagtcatcatgttacatttgctattgtaatcagcagtgctgtatcttgtatcagtgttcatatttgatgtatatcattgtctgtatcattatgtatcccttgtttgttttcttacattgtacatcaCCACGGAATatgatggcgctttataaataaataataataatggtacaaaACCCCCACCAATcgctaaagcgctagtgctattctaAACCTATGGCAGTGACCTCACTGCCGCGACTGGCACCGATCATGGGAGTTTTGCAAGTAGCGCCAGTCGTAACAcgcgttacatgcagcattttgctgtGATTCTGGGACGATCgcgtacagtgcttataaaacgCTGACCGCGATCGCTCTGAATTGTGGAAGTGTGAGCAGTGATTTTGCCACGCTaattgcggatgacacccaaatctatctctcagctcctgacctgtcctcactactatccagagtccccgactgtctacgtgccgtttttgaatttatgtcctcccgcttcctcaaactcaacatgagtaaaacggaaattgtgatttttccaccattgctatctacacccccaccaattgcaaccataacggtagacaacaccccaataacctcaaccactaagggccgctgcttgggggttatacttgactcagagctctcctttaaacctcacattgcctcattaaccaccacctgctatttccagctcaaaaatatattccgtatccgtcccttcctcacacaagaggccaccaagatgcttgttcatgccttaatcaactcccgcctagactactgcaacaccctgctctgtggcctaccaaaaaacaggctagcacctctccaatcccttctaaattcagcggcccgcctcattcacctctccacacgctcttccgatgcagccccactgtgccgttctctccactggttacccattaccgagAGGATCCAGTTGAAACTTCTGACTCTAacgtacaaagccctccacgagttgtgccctccatacatctcctcactaatctcaagatattgtccctcccgcaaccttcgcacctcccaagaaattctcctggcctctaagctgatcacctcctatcatgctcgcatccaagactttacacgagcatcatc
It includes:
- the MSS51 gene encoding putative protein MSS51 homolog, mitochondrial isoform X1 encodes the protein MQSAPPTGAMSASTAPPPSSGAEEKPKAGAAAGYFTDSLGFMAMDSNVPGLSSVILQKLNMKSLEEYRSAVEGNSLATNFGIRTYMEMFQKMEDTYKFCVQCKKIPSLLPEQRGMRRCKRCQNVYYCSSECSRENWPIHKKFCRKLKLAAIDRLVEWLIFTGDIPFPTAPWTKTISNIKSWDDWFSMQENLEVKLDQIMAGRYMGILWSNCGKPKPENPEIRESIKRLTTDFFTRPVTIGFAINAFRADPFSAPITVHVVGASHIETLNIRATDYDELAKMFPGNQGLEVVMVGPEVVNGPVMRPPLTAFGPRGKVYLSGYKALYHIFWETLVESQRAARPDLVVGFHPGFHASQGLTEGWLPTLLLLRDYDIPCLFTVYSEQELKYSLQILAELETKVIGSGPFPFASQKPEQVQSDPNKPPVSSNAYFLLFKGATWQDAETDMGELDLEDHA
- the MSS51 gene encoding putative protein MSS51 homolog, mitochondrial isoform X3 is translated as MEMFQKMEDTYKFCVQCKKIPSLLPEQRGMRRCKRCQNVYYCSSECSRENWPIHKKFCRKLKLAAIDRLVEWLIFTGDIPFPTAPWTKTISNIKSWDDWFSMQENLEVKLDQIMAGRYMGILWSNCGKPKPENPEIRESIKRLTTDFFTRPVTIGFAINAFRADPFSAPITVHVVGASHIETLNIRATDYDELAKMFPGNQGLEVVMVGPEVVNGPVMRPPLTAFGPRGKVYLSGYKALYHIFWETLVESQRAARPDLVVGFHPGFHASQGLTEGWLPTLLLLRDYDIPCLFTVYSEQELKYSLQILAELETKVIGSGPFPFASQKPEQVQSDPNKPPVSSNAYFLLFKGATWQDAETDMGELDLEDHA
- the MSS51 gene encoding putative protein MSS51 homolog, mitochondrial isoform X2, whose amino-acid sequence is MQSAPPTGAMSASTAPPPSSGAEEKPKAGAAAGYFTDSLGFMAMDSNVPGLSSVILQKLNMKSLEEYRSAVEGNSLATNFGIRTYMEMFQKMEDTYKFCVQCKKIPSLLPEQRGMRRCKSSECSRENWPIHKKFCRKLKLAAIDRLVEWLIFTGDIPFPTAPWTKTISNIKSWDDWFSMQENLEVKLDQIMAGRYMGILWSNCGKPKPENPEIRESIKRLTTDFFTRPVTIGFAINAFRADPFSAPITVHVVGASHIETLNIRATDYDELAKMFPGNQGLEVVMVGPEVVNGPVMRPPLTAFGPRGKVYLSGYKALYHIFWETLVESQRAARPDLVVGFHPGFHASQGLTEGWLPTLLLLRDYDIPCLFTVYSEQELKYSLQILAELETKVIGSGPFPFASQKPEQVQSDPNKPPVSSNAYFLLFKGATWQDAETDMGELDLEDHA